From Bacteroidota bacterium:
ATCGATAGCGATCACCTTTGCTGCACCAGATAGTTGGGCTGCTTGTACGACGTTTAGGCCAACGCCTCCACACCCGATGACGCATACCGAGGCACCAGCCTGAACGTTAGCTGCATTAACAACAGAGCCCCATCCAGTCATGACACCGCAAGCTGCTATGGAAGCAACGTTGTAAGGGATGTTTTCCGTCAGCTTGGTTACCGCTGCTTGTTTGACTACTGCGTACTCAGACATGGTGCCCAGGTGAAACGAGCGCTCAATAGGCGCGCCGCCCAGTGTTGAAGCTTCCGGGTGGGCGTGGCCGCTAAGGTCGCCAGAACACACAGGCGAATTGACCTCGCAAATGTGGGGATTGCCTTCCAGGCATTGAAAGCACGTCCCGCAGGGGATGGCCCAGTTCAGTAGTACGCGGTCCCCGGGCGCAATGCCGTGTACACCAGTGCCAACCGCATCAACAACGCCGGCGCCCTCGTGGCCGACGATAAAGGTCTTTTCCCAGTTTTGAATAGAGTCCCAGTCGGTATGGCAGATGCCGGCTGCCTTCATCTTGACCCGCACCTCTCCTGGTGCTGGTTCGCCTACTTGTATGGTCTTGATCTCGAAATTTCCACAACCATCGGAAACCAAAGCTTTGGCATTGATCATGTTCTTTGTATCGAATGGATCCCTCACCGTGTCATTCTGAACGTAAGTGAAGAATCTGGTATTTATTGGACACGTTTCAGGTAATTTCGAAGCGTACCATTTTAGACAGATTCTTCGCGCAGCTCAGAATGACATGTTAGTAACCTGCAAAATGGTATTCAACGGGCATATAGTTGGTATCTGCGGGTTTATCATCAGGCAGAATCACTTCCGGGATGACGTTATAGCCTTCGCTCTTAATTCGCGTATGCGCTAGCTAGCTACCAAAATATTACCCGGGGCAAGGTCTATCTGAGGATTGGCTAGATTGCTCTTGTCAATCTGCTGCCCGCTTTTGATAAACTTCGTGCCCAGTACATAGGCTTTCGGGTGATTGACCGCGTCCACAGCCAGCAAGTGGTTGCCGTTGAAATACCAGATAGAGAGGCGATTCGCCTCATCCGCTTCACGCCGAACAACCAGTTCGTCATATCCTGCAGAGAGTCCCACTGCTTGAAACTTGACGTCGTACTGATCCGACCAAAACCACGGGATTTTGTCGTACACTACGTCGTTGCCGCAAATGGCAGCTGCAGCCACCTTGGCCTGATCT
This genomic window contains:
- a CDS encoding Zn-dependent alcohol dehydrogenase, which encodes MINAKALVSDGCGNFEIKTIQVGEPAPGEVRVKMKAAGICHTDWDSIQNWEKTFIVGHEGAGVVDAVGTGVHGIAPGDRVLLNWAIPCGTCFQCLEGNPHICEVNSPVCSGDLSGHAHPEASTLGGAPIERSFHLGTMSEYAVVKQAAVTKLTENIPYNVASIAACGVMTGWGSVVNAANVQAGASVCVIGCGGVGLNVVQAAQLSGAAKVIAIDISEHRLNQAKKFGATHTVRADQADTDFEDVARRVREVNQGRLADYAFECTAVPALGSAPLKLVRSAGTAVQVSGIEQRIDFDCELFEWDKIYINPLYGQCNPERDFPRLFELYSNDKMKLDELITKTYTLETVAAGFDDMLNGRLAKGVIVIDGE